One part of the Ziziphus jujuba cultivar Dongzao chromosome 2, ASM3175591v1 genome encodes these proteins:
- the LOC132800801 gene encoding rust resistance kinase Lr10-like — protein sequence MLEKSKANGQEFNNEVFTVGSIHHVNVVVSNFKLARLSPLGNSIVSLTVARGTIGYIALELLYKNIGAVSIKADVYSFRMLLMEMASRRKNLNAGADHTSQIYIPSWIYDQFKEGNDVEMDGGIEDE from the exons ATGTTAGAGAAATCCAAGGCTAATGGGCAAGAATTCAACAATGAAGTTTTTACTGTTGGAAGCATTCACCATGTCAATGTCGT GGTTTCTAATTTCAAGCTGGCAAGATTATCTCCCTTAGGCAATAGCATTGTCTCTCTTACCGTAGCAAGAGGAACCATAGGGTACATAGCTCTAGAGTTGCTTTACAAGAATATTGGTGCGGTTTCTATCAAAGCAGATGTTTATAGTTTCAGAATGCTATTGATGGAAATGGCTAGTAGAAGAAAGAATTTAAATGCTGGTGCAGATCATACAAGTCAAATTTACATTCCTTCATGGATTTATGATCAATTCAAAGAAGGAAACGACGTTGAAATGGATGGTGGAATAGaggatgaataa